In one window of Henckelia pumila isolate YLH828 chromosome 1, ASM3356847v2, whole genome shotgun sequence DNA:
- the LOC140873923 gene encoding probable WRKY transcription factor 48, whose product MEEKKELVAEIKAEDSLRNAAFSDESSAMINIPETSFSLPINSASLFDISAEKSSLGFMDFQDFTNPSSYMFDDFMLAPMHSSSSPPPPSTLPEYSEVVNTPATPNSSSISSSSTEAAAPANDDSKRAAEAVEEEEDQDKIKKQLKLKKKNQKRPREPRFAFMTKSDIDHLDDGYRWRKYGQKAVKNSPFPRSYYRCTSTSCGVKKRVERSSEDPSIVVTTYEGTHIHPCPITPRGSFGILPETAALGGVGGAAAASHFITPRMFHNYRHQPPPPQQQEQQHQTQPYFSNLSPLTLPMSFTTSSSTNHSLIPLAPMIQERPFCPSSSSSLARDHGLLQDMVPSQMLKEPKKE is encoded by the exons ATGGAAGAGAAGAAGGAATTAGTGGCAGAAATCAAAGCAGAGGATTCTCTCCGAAACGCAGCATTTTCGGATGAGTCGTCCGCCATGATTAATATTCCTGAGACGAGCTTTTCTCTGCCAATTAACAGCGCCAGCTTGTTCGACATATCCGCTGAAAAGAGCTCTCTGGGCTTCATGGACTTCCAAGATTTTACCAACCCTTCTTCTTACATGTTTGATGATTTCATGCTCGCCCCGATGCACTCTTCTTCTTCGCCACCGCCACCGTCCACGCTGCCGGAATATTCAGAGGTGGTCAACACTCCGGCTACGCCCAATTCTTCTTCCATATCCTCTTCTTCCACCGAGGCCGCAGCACCCGCGAATGATGATTCCAAAAGGGCCGCTGAAGCtgtcgaagaagaagaagatcaaGATAAGATTAAGAAACA ATTGAAACTCAAAAAGAAGAACCAAAAAAGGCCAAGAGAACCGAGATTTGCGTTCATGACAAAGAGTGATATAGATCACTTGGATGATGGCTATAGATGGAGAAAGTATGGTCAGAAAGCTGTGAAAAACAGCCCTTTTCCAAG GAGCTACTACCGGTGCACCAGTACATCTTGCGGGGTGAAAAAGAGAGTCGAAAGGTCGTCCGAGGATCCATCCATCGTGGTCACCACATACGAAGGTACACACATACATCCCTGCCCCATAACGCCCCGCGGCAGCTTCGGGATTCTGCCGGAAACCGCCGCTCTGGGCGGTGTCGGTGGCGCGGCCGCCGCGTCCCATTTCATCACACCGCGAATGTTTCACAACTATCGCCATCAGCCGCCGCCGCCGCAGCAGCAGGAACAACAACATCAAACACAACCCTATTTCAGTAACTTGTCACCATTAACATTACCTATGAGCTTCACCACTAGCAGTAGTACTAATCATTCATTAATACCTCTTGCTCCTATGATTCAAGAAAGACCCTTTTGCCCCTCTTCTTCGTCTTCTCTGGCTAGAGACCATGGTCTTCTTCAAGATATGGTGCCTTCTCAGATGCTAAAGGAGCCAAAGAAGGAGTAG